In Leptotrichia sp. oral taxon 221, the DNA window AAAAGAAAAAAAATGTTAAAATTATACGTTGAAGTTTTTATAAGGTAAATTTGATAAATTGATAGTTAATAAAGACTCAATTATTGTTAATTTCTTTGAAAAATGTTGAAGATATAATGAGAATTTACAAAAGGTCTGTTTTATTTTCTTATCGAATTTTCAAATAAATCTAGTAAGTAAGATTTTCAATGTAAATGTAAATTATGAAGTAAGAATAAAAAGAAAAGAGGGAAAATGAAAAAAAATAGAAAAAAAATATTTATAACAGCAATGTTTCTGGCAATGTCTGCGTTTTCATTCGCGGAAGGAGAGGATTATTCAGATTATAAAGCGTTATTAATTGGAGATGAGAATGGGAATATTATAAAAGAAGATAATGCAAATTCAGTTAGACCTTTGGCGTCAATAACAAAAGTTATGACATCGATTTTAACATTTGATAAATTGAAAAATGGGCAAATTTCATATGATGATCAGGTTACAGTTTCGAATAAGGCTTCTAAAATACCTTATGGGATTCAATTAAAAGCAGGTAAACAGTACTCTGTAAGAGATTTATTAAAAGCAACAATCGTAAAATCTTCAAATTCAGCAGCATATGCATTGGCTGAATATGTTGGGGGGGATGTGAATAGTTTTGTTGGACAAATGAACTCGAAAGCAAGACAATTTGGATTAAATTCGTTGAGATATTGTTCGCCTAATGGGTTGCCACCTAGTTATACAGGTTCTTGTATGGATCAAGGAAATGCGAAAGATTTGTATAAATTAGCAACTATAACAGTAAAAGACTATAGTGAATTTTTGGATTTTTCTAAAAATTCAGTTGCGTATATTAGTAATGGAGATACAAAACTTACATCTACAAATACACTTTTAGGGAAAGTTACAGGATTAGATGGATTGAAAACAGGATATCATGATGCAGCGGGATCAAATATTATTTTGACAGCTGATAGAGGCGGAGATAGAGTAATTGCTGTTATTTTGGGATCGAATAAATCTAAAGATAGAAATGCGATTGGAATGAGAGAAATTAATAACTATTACGCAAACGGATATGGAAGAAAAAATAATAACAATACCAATAAAAATGCAAATAACAATACAAATAATAATACAAACAATCCAGAAAAGAAAAGTGGAATCCAAGACTTTTTGGGTTCTTTATTCGGAAATAATCACAAAGATGGACCTAGAAAAATTAGAGTTGTAAGTAAAAGAGATGTTGTTGCCGTCGTTAAAATAGGAAATGAAAAATATAATTTATATCCGACACAAGATATTGAAATAACAGCTACAGAAAAACCTAATTTGACTTATAGTGTTACTTTACAAGATGGAGTAAATAGAGATAGTAGAGGAAAAGTTGTAGGGAAATACACTGCTACAGATGGGAAAATCGAAGTTAGTGGAGATTTAATAATGAGATAAAATATTTTTAAAGAAAGGCAAAAAGATATGTCTATAGGAGTTTTTGATTCAGGAGTAGGTGGCTTAACAGTTTTAAAAGAAATTAGAAAAGTATTACCAAATGAGAAAATTTATTATTTAGGTGATACGGCTAGAGTTCCTTATGGTGAAAAGACAAAAGATTTAATAATAAGATATTCAAAACAGATAGTGGAGTTTTTGCTTGAAAAAAAAGTGAGTGCAATAGTGGTGGCTTGTAATACAGCTACTTCTCTTGCATTAGATGAACTTAACGATACTTTTAAAACGCCAATTATAGGAGTGATTGATGCAGGAGTAAAAACAGCTTTATACACTACAAAAAATAAAAAAATTGGAGTTATCGGTACTAAAGCGACAATAAATTCTAAAAAATATGAAGAAGAAATAAAGAAAAAAGATAATGAGATAGAAGTTTTTTCAAAAGCGTGTCCGTTATTTGTTCCAGCTGTGGAAGAAGGAATTTTAGAAGGGAAATTAATGAACCAAATTGTGAAAACTTATTTAGATGAGTTTGATGGAAAAATAGATTCATTGATTTTAGGATGTACACATTATCCATTGCTAAAAGATGTAATTTCTAAAATTTATCCTGAAATAAATATTGTCGATCCAGCGAAAGAAACTGCTTTAGATTTGGAAAAAATTCTAGAAGAAAATAATTTATTGGAAAATGACGCGGAAAAAGGTAATGAAGTGGAATATTATGTTACTGATGGAGAAGATAAATTTAAAGAAGTTGGAACAATGTTTTTAGGAAAAAATATAAAAAAGGTAAATTTGATTAAGTTGTAGAAAGGCAAAAATGTTTGAGTATATATTTGGAGAATTAAAAGTAAAAAAAGTAGATTATATTGCATTGGATATCAATGGGTTAGCTTATAAAATATACATTTCTTTAAAAACTTTTGAAAAACTAGAAGAAATTGGACAAAAAGAAAAAGTTTACATTCATACAAATGTGAAAGAAGATGATATTTCATTTTATGGATTTAAGACTGAAAATGAGAGAGAATTATTTAAAGCATTGATAAGTATAAGTGGTGTAGGACCTAAATTAGCAATTGCAATATTATCAACATTTAATACAAGAGAAGTAATTGATATCGTGACTGGCGATGAAGCTAAAATATTTACAAGAGTTCCTGGATTAGGAGTGAAAAAGGCACAAAAAATAATTTTAGATTTGAAAGATAAAGTTAAAAAATTAAATATAATTGAAATTGACAACGAAAATAGCAGTATTGCAAATGGTAAATTAATAATTTCAACAACAGAATCTGTTAATAATACAAAATTAATTTTAATGAAGGAAGACTTGAAATTAGCATTGGAATCATTGGGTTATTTGAATGCAGATGTTTCAAAATGGATTTCTGATGAGGAATTATCTGAAATTAATGATTTAGGAGAATCAATAAAAATTATTTTACAAAAAATACAAGAGAAAAAAAAATAATAATCTCTTTAAATATTTTAAGGGGCTATCTCAAAATAATTAAAATTTTAAGACAGCCCCATATTTTTTACTCATTATATTCAAAATCTATTATATCTTTTCTTATATCTCTCATCAAAAATTTTATCACATTATCTGATTCAGATTGAAGCAGAAGAAACAATCTTGCCAATATTTTTCCAACAAAAACTTTTTTAACTTGATCTATCTCATTTAGTGTATGATTTTTTAAGAATTTTATTAACTCATTGGATTCATTGATAATATTATTTATAAAAGTGTTCTCAAATTTCTTGAACCTTTTATCAGAAAGAAATCTT includes these proteins:
- a CDS encoding D-alanyl-D-alanine carboxypeptidase family protein; translation: MKKNRKKIFITAMFLAMSAFSFAEGEDYSDYKALLIGDENGNIIKEDNANSVRPLASITKVMTSILTFDKLKNGQISYDDQVTVSNKASKIPYGIQLKAGKQYSVRDLLKATIVKSSNSAAYALAEYVGGDVNSFVGQMNSKARQFGLNSLRYCSPNGLPPSYTGSCMDQGNAKDLYKLATITVKDYSEFLDFSKNSVAYISNGDTKLTSTNTLLGKVTGLDGLKTGYHDAAGSNIILTADRGGDRVIAVILGSNKSKDRNAIGMREINNYYANGYGRKNNNNTNKNANNNTNNNTNNPEKKSGIQDFLGSLFGNNHKDGPRKIRVVSKRDVVAVVKIGNEKYNLYPTQDIEITATEKPNLTYSVTLQDGVNRDSRGKVVGKYTATDGKIEVSGDLIMR
- the murI gene encoding glutamate racemase, with protein sequence MSIGVFDSGVGGLTVLKEIRKVLPNEKIYYLGDTARVPYGEKTKDLIIRYSKQIVEFLLEKKVSAIVVACNTATSLALDELNDTFKTPIIGVIDAGVKTALYTTKNKKIGVIGTKATINSKKYEEEIKKKDNEIEVFSKACPLFVPAVEEGILEGKLMNQIVKTYLDEFDGKIDSLILGCTHYPLLKDVISKIYPEINIVDPAKETALDLEKILEENNLLENDAEKGNEVEYYVTDGEDKFKEVGTMFLGKNIKKVNLIKL
- the ruvA gene encoding Holliday junction branch migration protein RuvA; translation: MFEYIFGELKVKKVDYIALDINGLAYKIYISLKTFEKLEEIGQKEKVYIHTNVKEDDISFYGFKTENERELFKALISISGVGPKLAIAILSTFNTREVIDIVTGDEAKIFTRVPGLGVKKAQKIILDLKDKVKKLNIIEIDNENSSIANGKLIISTTESVNNTKLILMKEDLKLALESLGYLNADVSKWISDEELSEINDLGESIKIILQKIQEKKK